GGTGGTAAATATGCCTACAAAAAATGATTATTTACTCTTGAATAGGTTTATGATTTGAGACATCAATTAAAAATAGACAATAAAGTCACCCTTATCACTTTTGAGGTGGTAGAGGCCACAGGTTCAAATCCTGCCGCTCCGACCAGTAATTTTAAACATATAGCCATCATTTAATCATTAAAACCGTCATTATACGACGGTTTTTTGCTTTCTAATTGTTTAATCTAAAAGATCATATTGAATTTATTATGGTTTGGCGTATAATACTATTTAGTGTCTTAGAATAAGGAGGCCCTACGGGTGTTAAATTTCTTTTATCGAATGATTATTGGTAAGCCTTTGCGGTCAGAAGAATCAGCTGGTGAAAAACTTCCTAAGTGGAAGGCGCTGTCTATTTTTTCGTCTGACGCCTTATCTTCAATTGGTTATGGTCCTGAGCAGATCATTGTGACTTTGGCGGTACCCACTATGTTGGTGTACGGCTATTTTAGTTACGCGGCTCTGGCGGTAATAGCATTGCTGGCAATTGTGACGGTTTCTTATGCTCAGGTTGCAAAAGCAAATCCTGGTGGTGGGGGTTCTTACTCGATTGCCATGCAAAACTTGGGCGAATTACCGGCATTGATAGCTGCTGCTGCTTTATTTGCCGACTATGTCCTGACTGTGGCTGTAAGTGTCTCAGCAGGTACCCAAGCGCTAGTGTCAGGATTTCCGCAATTATTAGGACATGAGGTACTCATCGATATTGTTGTATTATTTATTGTGCTGACAATTGTAAATTTAAGAGGTGTTCGCGAATCTTCCAATGTGTTTGTTTGGCCTACATACTTTTTTATATTTGGTATATTATCGATGATTTTGATGGGATGCTATCAGGCTTTTACCGGAAATTTACCGCTGATACCCTCGCAATCGATGGTTAAGCAGCAGGCTGATTGGGCAGTTGTTCTTTTAGCATTACGTGCTTTTGCTAATGGTTGCAGCTCGATGACTGGTGTTGAAGCAATCTCAAATGGTGTACCTATGTTTAAGGAACCTGAGGTAGATAATGCAATAAAAACAACCTATATCATGTCTGGTGTGCTAGGGCTGATGATCGCAGGGATATCATTTTTATTTATGCATTATCATTTGTTGCCGGTTGATCATGCTACGATGCTTTCACAATTAGCTGAACAAATTTTTGGTAGAGGCTGGGAATATTATTATATACAAATTACTACGATGTTAATTTTATATCTTGCAGCCAATACATCTTATAATGGCTTGCCGCCATTACTATCCATCATGGCTAAAGATGCTTATGTACCACGTTACCTTGGAGCTAAAGGGGAAAGACTGGGTTATTCAAATGGTATTTTATTATTAAGTATAGTAGCTGCTCTATTGATCGTGATCTTTAATGGCGATGTTGAGCATTTAATTTCGCTATATGCAATTGGAGTATTCTTATCTTTTACTATTGCGCAAACAAGCCTTGTTGTGAAATGGCGACGTGAAAAAAGTCCTGGTTGGATTAGGCGTACCGTTATCAACGGTTTTGGTGCCCTTGTTACTGGGATCATCGTATTAATTATCGCTGTAACAAAATTCGTTCATGGTGCTTGGATTGTCATTGTTTTTATCCCTGCCATGATTTATATTTTTAAAACCGTACATCGTCATTATCTAAATACAGCGGAACAGCTGCGCATATCGGTCGATGAATTTAAAGAGCATCTTAATATTGGCAAAGCAAAAAATTTAATTATTGTACCAATGTCAGGATTAAGCCGAGTGGTTGCCGAAACACTCCGTTATTCGAAAACAATTGGCGGCGATATTATAGCTCTTTATATTTATACTGATGAGGAGGAACGTAAAAAAATTGAAGATAAATGGCAAAGTCTTGAGCTTGGTGTTCCCTCTCATTTTATTTATTCTCCCTATCGCTCTATTGTAAGGCCAATCTTAAGTTATGTAAGTGAGCTAGAAATGCAGAAATGTAACTACCACTATATTACCGTTGTTATTCCTGAGTTTGAAACTGCTAAATGGTGGCACCGCTTGTTACATAATCAAACAGGCTGGATTCTCAGAACTCTTTTAATATTGCGAGAAAATGTTATTGTATCCACTGTACCTTATCATATGAAAAAATAGCTTTTGTTTAACTGATGGAGTAATTTAGAAATAGATTATCCGATTATTTTTCATGACGAATACAAAAAAGATTAAGCTGCTTTTTAAGCAGCTTAATCTTTTTTGTATACAAGCGGGTTCTTAATATGAATCAATTTATGTTAGAGCTTATGGGGTAAATGGAATACCATCGACAAAAGAATAGGCTTGAATGATATTTTTGTACTTAGGCTGCTCCAGGAAGCGAATTGTCTCAGTAAATGTGCCATCCTGGATGCATGATAGTGAATCTTCTAAAACCATGTAGCGCTTAGTCAAGAAATCATCTAGGGTATTTTGAGTGGAAGTTACAGGGATCTCTAACTCTTTGATAAAGCCTAAGCAGTGTTCCAGTTGATCAAGTAAATCCGGTCGCAAAAGCTCAAGAACTAACATGGCTTTCCCAGTTGACAAGGGTGCTAAAAGTTCTGATAATGCGGTGGCTCTTTTGTTCATGTTTTCCCTCATAGGTATCGACTTTTTATTGTAGTCGATTTTTTCATCTCGATAGTTATTATAACCAGTTGTATTTATACCACACGTTTTTTTATCAATGTGGGATAAACTTCCAACCAATGTGATAGTCTGATGAACGACTGCTTTCATTAGATTATTGTATCAGCAGCAATAATTTAGCCAAAAAATTCATGTTCTTGAGTGAATAAAAAAGGAATTATTTAGCTAAAAATAGAAACATTACCAAACATGCCATTAAATAATGGAGGTTTTTTTATGACTAAAGACAGTATTGTTCATGAAACAATTGAGAAATATGAGAAATATGTAAATCCTGCTCTTGCCAAATTGTTTCGCTTTATGGGTTTAGCAACTATTGAGTGGGAAGCCAATGGCAATATCTTGCGAGATATTGATGGCAAAGAATATATTGACTGTTTAGGCGGATATGGCGTTTTTAGTCTTGGACATCGTCATCCTAAAGTTGTGGATGCAGTAAAACGGCAGCTTGATTATATGCCATTATCAAGCAAAGTGCTATTTAATAAACCGATGGCCGACTTATCTGAATTATTAGCTCAAATTACGCCGGGTGATTTGCAATACAGCTTTATTGGCAATAGTGGTGCTGAAGCTGTTGAAGGAGCTATAAAGCTAGCTAAGATCCATACCGGGCGCGAAAAAATTATTTCGACTGTCAACGCTTTTCACGGAAAAACATTAGGGGCTTTAAGCGCTACAGGGCGGGATGTATTTTGTGATCCATTCAAACCCTTACTTAGCGGATTTTCACATGTGCAATTTGGCAATATTGAAGATATGCAAAATTTAATTGATGATACTACTGCTGCTGTAATTATCGAACCGATACAAGGTGAAGGCGGCATTATTGTACCACCTGATAATTATCTCAAAGAAGTACGCACCTTATGCGATGCGCATGGTGCTTTGTTAATCTGTGATGAGGTGCAGACAGGCCTAGGGCGCACTGGCAAAATGTTTGCTGTTGACTATTATCATGTAGTGCCTGATATTATTACTACTGCTAAATCATTAGGCGGCGGAGTAATGCCTATTGGAGCATTTACAGCCCGTCCTCATATTTGGGAGAAATATATTACGAGTCCATTTCTTCACACTTCAACGTTTGGCGGAAATCCACTCGCGTGCAC
This portion of the Sporomusaceae bacterium FL31 genome encodes:
- a CDS encoding amino acid permease, with translation MLNFFYRMIIGKPLRSEESAGEKLPKWKALSIFSSDALSSIGYGPEQIIVTLAVPTMLVYGYFSYAALAVIALLAIVTVSYAQVAKANPGGGGSYSIAMQNLGELPALIAAAALFADYVLTVAVSVSAGTQALVSGFPQLLGHEVLIDIVVLFIVLTIVNLRGVRESSNVFVWPTYFFIFGILSMILMGCYQAFTGNLPLIPSQSMVKQQADWAVVLLALRAFANGCSSMTGVEAISNGVPMFKEPEVDNAIKTTYIMSGVLGLMIAGISFLFMHYHLLPVDHATMLSQLAEQIFGRGWEYYYIQITTMLILYLAANTSYNGLPPLLSIMAKDAYVPRYLGAKGERLGYSNGILLLSIVAALLIVIFNGDVEHLISLYAIGVFLSFTIAQTSLVVKWRREKSPGWIRRTVINGFGALVTGIIVLIIAVTKFVHGAWIVIVFIPAMIYIFKTVHRHYLNTAEQLRISVDEFKEHLNIGKAKNLIIVPMSGLSRVVAETLRYSKTIGGDIIALYIYTDEEERKKIEDKWQSLELGVPSHFIYSPYRSIVRPILSYVSELEMQKCNYHYITVVIPEFETAKWWHRLLHNQTGWILRTLLILRENVIVSTVPYHMKK
- a CDS encoding aminotransferase, translating into MTKDSIVHETIEKYEKYVNPALAKLFRFMGLATIEWEANGNILRDIDGKEYIDCLGGYGVFSLGHRHPKVVDAVKRQLDYMPLSSKVLFNKPMADLSELLAQITPGDLQYSFIGNSGAEAVEGAIKLAKIHTGREKIISTVNAFHGKTLGALSATGRDVFCDPFKPLLSGFSHVQFGNIEDMQNLIDDTTAAVIIEPIQGEGGIIVPPDNYLKEVRTLCDAHGALLICDEVQTGLGRTGKMFAVDYYHVVPDIITTAKSLGGGVMPIGAFTARPHIWEKYITSPFLHTSTFGGNPLACTAAIAAINVILEEGLPERAAQSGSYFMNELKKIQSAFPEVIKEIRGRGLMIGIELSKEGIGGLLMSELIAQGVLVAYTLNNPKVIRIEPPLIISTELIDKVIKAITIAVEKANDMIEDF